In Pseudomonas saudiphocaensis, one DNA window encodes the following:
- the lpxD gene encoding UDP-3-O-(3-hydroxymyristoyl)glucosamine N-acyltransferase, whose translation MNGSVYTLGELAEQLGATVRGDVGHKVLGLATLQDAGPQQLSFLANAQYRKYLASTRAGAVLLKPKDAEGFSGTALIVDNPYLAYARISHLFETRPKALPGVHPSAVIDPTATIDPSASIGAQVVIEAGAWIGPDVVIGAHSFVGARTRVGAGGRLASRVTLCHDVSIGERVVIQPGAVIGGEGFGFANESGHWEKIAQLGGVRIGDDVEIGANTTIDRGALSDTVIGNGVKLDNQIMIAHNVQIGENTAIAGCAGISGSAKIGRNCMLAGGVGLVGHIEVCDNVFITGMTMVTRSITEPGSYSSGTAMQPAGEWRKSAARIRQLDEMARRLQQVEKRLPAVTPSGDLSSDA comes from the coding sequence ATGAACGGCTCTGTCTATACGCTCGGTGAGCTTGCCGAGCAGCTGGGCGCCACCGTGCGTGGCGATGTCGGGCATAAGGTCTTGGGCCTGGCCACGCTTCAAGATGCGGGCCCGCAACAGCTCAGCTTTCTGGCCAACGCCCAGTATCGCAAGTATCTCGCCAGCACCCGTGCTGGCGCCGTACTGCTCAAGCCGAAGGATGCCGAAGGTTTCTCCGGCACCGCGCTGATCGTGGACAATCCCTATCTCGCCTATGCGCGCATCTCGCACCTGTTCGAGACGCGCCCCAAGGCGCTGCCTGGTGTCCACCCAAGTGCTGTCATTGATCCGACTGCGACGATCGACCCAAGCGCCAGTATTGGCGCTCAGGTGGTGATCGAGGCGGGCGCCTGGATAGGCCCGGACGTCGTGATCGGCGCCCATTCGTTCGTTGGCGCCCGTACTCGGGTGGGTGCGGGTGGCCGGCTCGCTTCGCGCGTCACCCTTTGTCATGACGTGAGCATCGGTGAGCGCGTAGTGATCCAGCCAGGTGCGGTCATTGGCGGCGAAGGCTTCGGGTTCGCCAATGAAAGCGGACACTGGGAGAAGATCGCTCAGCTCGGCGGCGTTCGTATTGGTGATGATGTAGAGATCGGCGCCAATACCACGATCGACCGCGGTGCGCTGTCCGACACAGTCATCGGCAATGGCGTGAAACTGGATAACCAGATCATGATCGCCCACAACGTGCAGATTGGCGAAAACACTGCCATAGCCGGTTGTGCAGGTATTTCCGGAAGCGCCAAGATCGGTCGCAACTGCATGCTGGCCGGCGGTGTTGGCCTGGTCGGGCATATTGAAGTGTGTGACAACGTATTCATCACCGGTATGACCATGGTGACCCGCTCGATCACCGAGCCAGGCAGTTATTCCTCGGGAACGGCCATGCAGCCGGCCGGCGAATGGCGCAAGAGCGCCGCGCGAATACGTCAGCTGGACGAGATGGCCCGCCGTCTGCAGCAGGTGGAAAAACGCCTGCCTGCCGTGACCCCGAGCGGGGATTTGTCTTCAGATGCCTGA
- the fabZ gene encoding 3-hydroxyacyl-ACP dehydratase FabZ, protein MMDINEIREYLPHRYPFLLVDRVVEMDTENKRVRAYKNVTINEPFFNGHFPRHPIMPGVLIIEAMAQAAGLLGFKMMGVKPADGTLYYFVGSDKLRFRQPVVPGDQLVLEASFISAKRGIWKFDCRASVDGKPVCSAEIICAEQKI, encoded by the coding sequence ATGATGGATATCAACGAAATTCGCGAATACCTTCCGCACCGCTACCCATTCCTTCTGGTTGATCGGGTGGTGGAGATGGATACGGAAAACAAGCGTGTTCGTGCATACAAGAACGTGACCATCAACGAGCCGTTCTTCAATGGTCACTTTCCGCGACACCCCATCATGCCAGGCGTGCTGATTATCGAGGCGATGGCTCAGGCAGCAGGGCTGCTGGGTTTCAAGATGATGGGCGTGAAGCCGGCTGACGGCACGCTCTACTATTTCGTCGGCTCGGACAAACTGCGCTTCCGCCAGCCTGTAGTGCCAGGCGACCAGCTTGTGCTTGAAGCGTCCTTTATCAGCGCCAAACGTGGCATCTGGAAGTTCGATTGCCGCGCCAGCGTTGATGGCAAACCTGTATGCTCGGCTGAAATCATCTGTGCGGAACAGAAGATATGA
- the lpxB gene encoding lipid-A-disaccharide synthase: protein MSRPLLVALVAGEASGDILGSGLMQALKTQHPDVRFVGVGGPRMEAEGLKSYFPIERLSVMGLVEVLGRLPELLKRRKRLVQTLSELRPDVFIGIDAPDFNLDLALKLRQAGIKTVHYVSPSVWAWRQKRVLKIRAACDLMLTLFPFEAKFYEEHQVAVCFVGHPLADAIPLESDRDLARDALNLPREGHVVALMPGSRGGEVGRLGELFLDAADRLRAMRPGIHFVMPCAGPERRAQLEQMLVGRDLPLTLLDGRSHEALAACNAVLIASGTATLEALLYKRPMVVAYSVAPLTFAILKRLVKSPYVALPNLLAQRLLVPELLQDAATPEAMAQLLSPLLSDGEVQTEGFDAIHRTLRRDASNRAAQAVLELVEAN from the coding sequence GTGTCCCGGCCCCTGTTGGTAGCGCTGGTCGCCGGAGAGGCTTCCGGTGACATCCTCGGCTCGGGCCTGATGCAGGCACTCAAGACCCAGCATCCCGATGTCCGTTTCGTCGGAGTCGGGGGGCCGCGCATGGAGGCTGAGGGACTGAAGTCCTACTTTCCGATCGAACGCCTGTCGGTAATGGGGCTGGTGGAAGTGCTTGGGCGTCTGCCGGAGCTGCTGAAGCGGCGCAAGCGTCTGGTGCAGACGCTGAGTGAGCTGCGGCCCGATGTGTTCATCGGCATCGATGCGCCGGATTTCAACCTGGACCTGGCCCTGAAGCTGCGGCAGGCCGGCATCAAGACCGTTCATTACGTCAGCCCTTCGGTGTGGGCCTGGCGGCAGAAGCGTGTGTTGAAGATTCGCGCCGCCTGCGATCTGATGCTTACGCTGTTTCCCTTCGAAGCGAAGTTCTACGAGGAACATCAGGTAGCGGTCTGTTTCGTCGGTCATCCGCTGGCCGATGCTATTCCGCTGGAGTCTGACCGAGATCTGGCGCGTGATGCGCTCAATCTCCCCCGGGAAGGCCATGTCGTCGCCTTGATGCCCGGCAGCCGGGGAGGCGAGGTGGGCCGTCTGGGCGAGCTGTTCCTCGACGCAGCTGATCGTTTGCGGGCGATGCGCCCGGGCATTCATTTTGTGATGCCCTGCGCTGGCCCCGAGCGGCGTGCTCAGCTTGAGCAAATGCTGGTCGGGCGCGATCTGCCGCTGACTCTGCTCGATGGCCGCTCCCACGAAGCGCTCGCTGCCTGCAACGCAGTATTGATTGCTTCCGGTACGGCGACGCTCGAAGCGCTGCTGTACAAGCGTCCGATGGTGGTGGCCTACAGCGTTGCGCCGCTGACCTTCGCCATTCTCAAGCGACTGGTTAAAAGCCCCTACGTTGCGCTGCCCAATCTGCTTGCACAGCGCCTGCTGGTGCCCGAGCTATTGCAGGATGCGGCAACGCCAGAGGCCATGGCACAACTATTATCACCCTTGCTGAGCGATGGTGAGGTGCAGACGGAAGGTTTTGACGCCATTCACCGTACCTTGCGCCGTGATGCGTCGAACCGGGCTGCTCAGGCGG
- the lpxA gene encoding acyl-ACP--UDP-N-acetylglucosamine O-acyltransferase: MSLIDPRAIVDPAARLADDVQVGPWSIIGPDVEIGEGTVIAPHVVIKGPTRIGRHNRIYQFSSVGEDTPDLKYKGEPTRLVIGDHNVIREGVTIHRGTVQDRAETTIGDHNLIMAYAHIGHDSVIANHCILVNNTALAGHVHVGDWAILSGYTLVHQYCHIGAFSFSGMGTAIGKDVPAFVTVFGNPAAARSMNFEGMRRRGFSAETITALRNAYKIVYRKGLTVEQALAELAGDAEVIPEVALFRDSIQASSRGITR, from the coding sequence ATGAGCTTGATTGACCCTCGCGCCATCGTCGATCCGGCCGCACGGCTGGCCGACGACGTTCAGGTCGGACCCTGGTCGATCATCGGCCCGGACGTCGAGATCGGCGAGGGCACGGTGATTGCACCTCACGTAGTTATCAAGGGGCCGACTCGTATAGGTCGACACAACCGCATCTACCAGTTTTCTTCGGTAGGTGAGGATACGCCTGATCTCAAATACAAGGGTGAGCCGACGCGTCTGGTGATCGGCGATCACAACGTGATCCGGGAAGGGGTGACCATCCACCGGGGTACCGTGCAGGACCGTGCTGAAACCACCATCGGTGATCACAACCTGATCATGGCCTATGCACATATTGGCCATGACAGCGTCATTGCCAACCACTGCATTCTGGTCAACAACACGGCGCTTGCCGGTCACGTGCATGTCGGCGATTGGGCGATCCTTTCTGGCTATACGCTGGTGCACCAGTACTGCCATATCGGCGCCTTCAGCTTTTCCGGCATGGGCACCGCTATCGGCAAGGATGTACCGGCCTTTGTTACGGTGTTTGGCAATCCTGCAGCGGCGCGCAGCATGAATTTCGAAGGCATGCGCCGTCGGGGTTTCAGTGCCGAGACCATCACCGCCCTGCGTAACGCCTACAAGATCGTCTACCGCAAGGGGCTTACCGTCGAGCAGGCACTTGCCGAATTGGCTGGTGATGCCGAAGTGATCCCCGAAGTGGCGTTGTTCCGAGACTCGATCCAGGCATCCAGCCGTGGCATCACCCGCTGA
- a CDS encoding OmpH family outer membrane protein: MRKLTQLLLVAAALVAAPAFADVKIAVLNYQMALLESDAAKRYSVDAEKKFGPQLDKLKGLENDAKRIQDRLGKDGDKMQQAERERLELEFKQKARDFQFLSKELNESKASADRDMLKQLKPKLDKAVEEVIKKGDYDLVLERGAVVDVKPQLDITRQVIERMNQLR, encoded by the coding sequence GTGCGTAAGTTGACCCAACTGCTTCTCGTTGCTGCTGCACTGGTGGCAGCCCCTGCATTCGCCGACGTCAAAATCGCAGTGCTGAACTATCAAATGGCGCTGCTCGAATCAGACGCAGCCAAGCGCTATTCGGTCGACGCGGAAAAGAAATTCGGCCCGCAGCTGGACAAGCTCAAGGGACTGGAAAACGATGCCAAGCGCATCCAGGATCGTCTCGGCAAGGACGGCGACAAGATGCAGCAGGCCGAGCGCGAGCGTCTTGAGCTTGAGTTCAAGCAGAAGGCCCGTGATTTCCAGTTCCTCTCCAAGGAGCTCAATGAGTCTAAGGCTTCGGCTGACCGCGACATGCTTAAGCAGCTCAAGCCGAAGCTGGACAAGGCCGTCGAGGAAGTGATCAAGAAAGGCGACTACGACCTGGTTCTTGAGCGCGGCGCGGTGGTCGATGTCAAACCTCAGCTTGATATCACCCGCCAGGTCATCGAGCGCATGAACCAACTGCGCTGA